A genomic window from Sorex araneus isolate mSorAra2 chromosome 2, mSorAra2.pri, whole genome shotgun sequence includes:
- the LOC129401683 gene encoding translation initiation factor IF-2-like, with protein MNPDLKLPVPRLVRHPAGLGLPARAPAGAEGSRGPVRGREGCGEVTPLAGAGRGVAARWEPREGRPSTPRHRRISKGKRPAPPLARISRSQRSRCPKSRDRTPVKSAARAVPLPLFGLRLEEPVPPPRVAEVGTRVSATSPPPIPRAPRRLVPPSPAAPAGACWRGRGHSGTRCRTPIRPWGWDAEAGSTAGRRPSPPQPGPEVQEPAPGTPQPAPRRGTATRTPSHRVGRGPTPYNWGRPSGRASASGRCGPPPAWPPQPHPRDSPPLAGSIRAQHVERYIPGRFVFLRGGGD; from the exons ATGAATCCAG ATTTAAAACTACCAGTCCCTAGGCTGGTGAGACACCCCGCGGGGCTTGGGCTGCCGGCCCGGGCTCCGGCTGGTGCGGAGGGGAGTCGGGGCCCGgtcagggggcgggaggggtgcggggaagTGACTCCCCTCGCCGGCGCCGGCCGGGGTGTCGCTGCGCGCTGGGAGCCGCGTGAAGGGCGCCCCTCAACCCCGAGGCACAGGCGCATTTCAAAGGGAAAGCGACCAGCCCCCCCACTGGCTCGAATTTCGAGAAGCCAGCGCAGTCGGTGCCCTAAATCCCGAGACAGAACCCCTGTAAAAAGCGCTGCCCGGGCCGTTCCACTCCCCCTTTTTGGTTTGCGTTTGGAAGAACCGGTCCCTCCACCCCGCGTCGCCGAAGTTGGGACCCGAGTAAGTGCAacgtccccaccccccatcccccgagCGCCCCGGCGTCTCGTGCCACCTTCGCCCGCGGCACCCGCCGGGGCCTGCTGGAGGGGGCGCGGGCACTCGGGCACTCGGTGCCGAACCCCAATCCGACCTTGGGGCTGGGACGCAGAGGCTGGGAGCACCGCGGGCCGCCGCCCCTCGCCTCCCCAGCCCGGGCCCGAGGTGCAGGAGCCCGCGCCTGGCACACCCCAGCCGGCCCCGCGGCGTGGCACCGCCACCCGTACACCAAGCCACCGGGTAGGGCGCGGCCCCACGCCCTATAACTGGGGACGCCCGTCGGGGCGCGCTTCGGCTAGTGGCCGGTGTGGCCCACCTCCTGCATGgcccccccagcctcacccccgcGACTCCCCACCCCTGGCTGGCAGCATTAGGGCGCAGCACGTGGAGAGATACATCCCAGGCCGGTTTGTTTTCCTTCGGGGAGGTGGTGACTGA